GATGGTGACCTTGGGCGCGGTCTTGTCCATGAAGTTCGCCAGGTCCGGGCCCTGCACGCGCTCCTTGGCGTACTCCAGCGCGTTCAGGTAGCCCGTCGACAGGGTCGCGATGGCCTTCGTGCCGACCATCATGCGGGCGAACTCGATGATCATGAACATCTGGCGGATGCCGTCGTGCTTGTCGCCGATCAGCCAGCCCTTGGCGGGGTGCTGGTCGCCGAAGGTCATCTCGCACGTGTTGGAGGCCTTGAGGCCCATCTTGTGCTCGACGTTCGTGGCGTAGACGCCGTTGCGCTCGCCCAGCTCGCCGGTCTCCCAGTCGAAGTGGAACTTCGGGACGAGGAAGAGCGACAGGCCCTTGGTGCCCGGGCCGTGGCCCTCGGGGCGCGCGAGGACGTAGTGGAGGATGTTCTCCTCCATGTCGTGCTCACCGGAGGTGATGAAGCGCTTCACGCCCTCGATGTGCCAGGAGCCGTCGGCCTGCTGGACGGCCTTGGTGCGGCCGGCGCCCACGTCCGAGCCGGCGTCCGGCTCGGTGAGGACCATGGTGGAGCCCCAGCGCTTCTCGACGGCTATCCGCGCGACCTTCTTCTGCGCCTCGTTGCCCTCTTCGAAGAGGATGCCGGCGAACGCCGGGCCGGAGGAGTACATCCAGATGGCCGGGTTCGAGCCGAGCAGCAGCTCCGCGTAGGCCCAGATCAGGGAGCGGGGCGAGGTGGTGCCGCCGATCTCCTCGGGCAGGCCCAGGCGCCAGTACTCCGAGTCCATGAAGGCTTCGTAGCTCTTCTTGAAGGAGGCCGGGACCGGCGCGGTGTTGGTGGCCGGGTCGAAGACCGGCGGGTTGCGGTCGGCGTCCGCGAAGGACTCGGCCAGCTCGTTCTCCGCGAGGCGGGTGAGCTCGGACAGGACGCTCTTGGCGGTCTCGGTGTCCATCTCCTCGAACGGACCGGTGCCGTACTGCTTGTCGCGGCCGAGCACCTCGAAGAGGTTGAACTCGATGTCGCGGAGATTCGACTTGTAGTGCCCCATGGCGACGGCTCCGTTAAGGCTCGGGGAGAGAGGTTCCTCGTACATACCAATCGGTAACGTAATGATGCTACCCGTCGGTAATAAGGCGCAACCCTTGGCGGGCAATGTGACCAGCGTCAAAGCTCGCACCAGACGGTCTTGGTGTCCGGGCCCCGGACGACGCCCCAGCTCAGGGCTACGGCGTCGAGCAGGGCCAGCCCCCGCCCGGACTCGTCGCCGTCGGTCGCCTGCCGCGGTACGGGCCACACCCGCGGCTCGGGATCGGTGAGCTCGACCCGCGTACGGGTTGCCCTTCCGGTGATCCGCAGGGTGACGGGCGTGCCTTCGCCGAGGTGGGTGATCGCGTTGGTCAGCAGCTCGCTGACGCAGAGCTCCGCGTCGGGGCAGGCGCCGTCGCCGAGGTGCTCGCGCACGGCGTGGCGGAGGAGGGGTACGGCCCCGGGGACGGCGAGCAGCCGGATGGTGAGGGCGTTCACCGGTCGGCCAGGGCGGCGGCCAGTCGCTGCGCGGTGGCGGTGTTGCAGTTGCCGAGGGAGATGAGGGGAGGGGTGCGGTAGCTGCCGGCGTAGGAGGGGAGGTGGAGGTCGAGCGAGGGCAGCGTGATGCCGTGCGCTGCGAGGGCGGCGCGGAGCTGCGTGAGGGCCTCGATGGCCTCGCGGTCGGGGACGTGGTCGCTCATGGGGGGCCTTCCTGTTTCGCCCTGTGCGGACTGTGACGAACTGCTCACAGGCTGGCGTGTCCCGGCGTAGCGTGGGAAGGGTTTCGGATTGCGCTGGGCAAGTGGCAAATGGCGGTGGTCTGTTGTGCCCCCTCGTAAGGACACCGACGCGTCGGCGAATGTCCCCTCCTTCTACGGCGCCGAGCTGCGCTACAAACGGGAGGCCGCCGGACTCACGCTGGAGCAGTTGGCGGACGGCAGCTTCAGGGGCGTCCCGTTCCTGAGCCAGATCGAGCGCGGCGAACGCCGGATGCCGCAGGATCTGGCCCGGCATGTGGACGCGAAGCTGGGGACGGACGGCTTTTTCGAGCGCCGCTGTGAAGACGCGCGCAAGGCGAAGCAGTCCGGGCATGCGGAGTACTTCGCGGACGTCGCGGAGATGGAGCCGTACGCCGAGACGATCGAGGACTGGGCACCGATGATCATCCCGGGACTGTTGCAGACAGAGCCGTACGCCAAGGCGGTCGTGCGCACCTCGCTGCCGTGGCTGCGGCCAGGAGTCGTCGAGAAGCAGGTCAAGGCCCGCATGGAGCGTGCGAAGCTCTGGGAGCGAGAGGAGCGCCCGGCCTTCTGGGCGATCCTGAACGGGTCGCTGATTCGCAATTCGCTGCTCTCACCCGAGGAGATGGCGGATCAACTGGATCACATCGCGAACGTGGTCCGTTCTACGCAGAGCGTTCTGCAGCTCCTTCCGGAAACAGCGGCTGCCCATCCGATGATGATGGGCATGATCAGGGTCATGACGTTCCCGGATGCGCCGCCTGTGGTGTACACGGAGGGTCTCCACAGTGGCCAGCTCATCGACTTTCCGACCCTCGTGAAGAACTACCGCAGGTCGTACGATCTGCTCAGGGCTGCCGCGCTGTCACCTGAGGCGTCCCTGGCGAGGATCGACGCAGCTGCAGAGGACTTCCGACATGGCAAGCACGAACATTGACTTGACGTCCGCCTGCTGGCGCAAGAGCAGCTACAGCAACGGCAGCGGCGGCGAATGCGTCGAGGTGGCTGAGGCGTTCCCCGGAGCCGCCCGCTGGCGCAAGAGCAGCTACAGCAACGGCACTGGTGGTGAATGCGTCGAGGTCGGCGATGGCCTGGCCGGGATCGTTCCCGTCCGGGACTCCAAGGTCCAGGACGGGCCCGTCCTCGTGGTCTCGGCCGACGCCTGGGACCCCTTCGTCGCCGAGCTGAAGGCCCGCTGACCGGATCTCGACGCCCCCGGCGGGCCGCCGCCTCGGTAGGCTTCGGCCCATGTACGGCTACGACCAGAACGTGAGCGCGGGGCAGCAGCAGTACGCGCAGCCCCCGCAGGGCTACGCGCAGCAGGCGCCGCCGCTGTACCCCGAGCCCTCGCCGCCCTCCCTCGCGGACGCGGTACGGGCCTTCACGACCGGGTCGCTGTCCGCCGAGGATTTCCAGCAGATATTCGCCACCTCGAAGGTCTACTGCCCGCGCGGCGAGACCCCCGGGTTCCTGGCGCTGCACAACACGCAGCAGCCGGTCATCCCCATGTTCACCACGCTCAAGGAGCTGCGCCGGTACGCCGGCAAGGAGTCCAAGTACTTCGTGATCACGGGCGCCGAGGTGATCGACCTGCTGCCGACCGGGTACGGCTTCGTCCTCGACATGGAGGGCGACCACCGGATGGTCTTCGACGCGAAGGCGGTCGAGCAGATGGTCGACTTCGCGATGCGCCGCATGTATGGCTAGCTGACGCCTGACGGGGGGCTCGTTGCTGAGGGTGCAGTTCACCACCGAGGACCTGCTCAACGTCACCTTTGCGAGCGAGCCGCTCCCGATGGTGGAGATGGCGATGGCCCTGGTCGCCTGGCAGCGCCGGGACGAGCAGGCGGTTTTCGGCCGCTGGCGGAGCCGCGTCAGCCAGGAGATACCGGGCCGGGTCCGGCCTCTCCTGGACCTGCTGAGGCCCGACGGCGACAACCCGCAGTTCGTCGAGCCGTACTCGCGCACCCTGGACGAGGGGCTGGTGGCCGTACGGGACGCGGGCCCGCTGCTCACCGCCGACGAGCTCGGCCGCATCGCCGCCCGGGCCCCCGGCCCGGCCTCGTGGCTGCGCGCGCTGTGGGGCCGGGACCGCGAGGCCTGGGAGCAGCTCGACGGCGCGATCAGGTCCGCGTACGAGGTGCTCATCGCCCCGCAGTGGCCGCGCATCCGGCAGTCCTTCCAGGCGGACGTGGCCTGGCGCAGCCGGCTGCTGGCCGCGCACGGCATCAAGGCGTGCCTGGCCAGTACGCATCCGCTGGCTGCCTGGACGGGTTCGGTCTTC
Above is a genomic segment from Streptomyces sp. NBC_01233 containing:
- a CDS encoding helix-turn-helix domain-containing protein, with the protein product MQFTTEDLLNVTFASEPLPMVEMAMALVAWQRRDEQAVFGRWRSRVSQEIPGRVRPLLDLLRPDGDNPQFVEPYSRTLDEGLVAVRDAGPLLTADELGRIAARAPGPASWLRALWGRDREAWEQLDGAIRSAYEVLIAPQWPRIRQSFQADVAWRSRLLAAHGIKACLASTHPLAAWTGSVFEVGLPPDYATTLGGRGLLLMPSPFWTGRPLLAEGPEGQDGRRVLMYPALTPLPLVGPGPAEGALDALLGRTRAAVLQLLIRQRTTSELARDLDISLPSVSEHTRTLRAAGLITTQRDGKAVLHSATGLGVDLLHSGG
- a CDS encoding helix-turn-helix domain-containing protein, translating into MPPRKDTDASANVPSFYGAELRYKREAAGLTLEQLADGSFRGVPFLSQIERGERRMPQDLARHVDAKLGTDGFFERRCEDARKAKQSGHAEYFADVAEMEPYAETIEDWAPMIIPGLLQTEPYAKAVVRTSLPWLRPGVVEKQVKARMERAKLWEREERPAFWAILNGSLIRNSLLSPEEMADQLDHIANVVRSTQSVLQLLPETAAAHPMMMGMIRVMTFPDAPPVVYTEGLHSGQLIDFPTLVKNYRRSYDLLRAAALSPEASLARIDAAAEDFRHGKHEH
- a CDS encoding acyl-CoA dehydrogenase; translation: MGHYKSNLRDIEFNLFEVLGRDKQYGTGPFEEMDTETAKSVLSELTRLAENELAESFADADRNPPVFDPATNTAPVPASFKKSYEAFMDSEYWRLGLPEEIGGTTSPRSLIWAYAELLLGSNPAIWMYSSGPAFAGILFEEGNEAQKKVARIAVEKRWGSTMVLTEPDAGSDVGAGRTKAVQQADGSWHIEGVKRFITSGEHDMEENILHYVLARPEGHGPGTKGLSLFLVPKFHFDWETGELGERNGVYATNVEHKMGLKASNTCEMTFGDQHPAKGWLIGDKHDGIRQMFMIIEFARMMVGTKAIATLSTGYLNALEYAKERVQGPDLANFMDKTAPKVTITHHPDVRRSLMTQKAYAEGMRALVLHTATVQDEIQVKQAAGEDASALIGLNDLLLPIVKGYGSEKSYEQLAQSLQTFGGSGYLQEYPIEQYIRDAKIDTLYEGTTAIQGQDFFFRKIVRDQGASLNLLSETIKKFLAEAVGGEELAGARDALAKAAVDLEAIVGQMIVDLTATGEDVKNIYKVGQNTTRLLMASGDVVVGYLLLRGAAVAAEKLAGASAKDVPFYTGKIAAAKFFAAEVLPGVSVQRALAEAVDNSLMELDEAAF
- a CDS encoding SseB family protein; amino-acid sequence: MYGYDQNVSAGQQQYAQPPQGYAQQAPPLYPEPSPPSLADAVRAFTTGSLSAEDFQQIFATSKVYCPRGETPGFLALHNTQQPVIPMFTTLKELRRYAGKESKYFVITGAEVIDLLPTGYGFVLDMEGDHRMVFDAKAVEQMVDFAMRRMYG
- a CDS encoding ATP-binding protein produces the protein MNALTIRLLAVPGAVPLLRHAVREHLGDGACPDAELCVSELLTNAITHLGEGTPVTLRITGRATRTRVELTDPEPRVWPVPRQATDGDESGRGLALLDAVALSWGVVRGPDTKTVWCEL
- a CDS encoding DUF397 domain-containing protein — its product is MASTNIDLTSACWRKSSYSNGSGGECVEVAEAFPGAARWRKSSYSNGTGGECVEVGDGLAGIVPVRDSKVQDGPVLVVSADAWDPFVAELKAR